Proteins encoded together in one Corynebacterium liangguodongii window:
- a CDS encoding histidinol-phosphate transaminase codes for MQFHKDTVAPRTGIDELPLREELRGQSAYGAPQLSVPVALNTNENPYPPTQEIIDDFLAAAAQLGSTLNRYPERDAVELRDDLAAYVTRQTGVAVTRENLWAANGSNEVLQQLLQAFGGPGRSAMGFTPSYSMHPILSAGTHTEFIGVPRGEDFRIDVDAALAAIERHRPDVIFITTPNNPTGDVTSLEDIERICQSAPGIVIVDEAYAEFSPSASAVGLVEKYPATLVVSRTMSKAFDFAGVRLGYFVAAPAFIEAVMLVRLPYHLSVLTQAAARVALRHSGVTLAGVDKLARERDRVAAELAGMGYDVVPSESNFLFFGHFGDAHAAWQEFLDRGVLIRDVGVPGRLRVTIGLDEENNEFLRAAKEIANGSQAR; via the coding sequence ATGCAGTTCCACAAGGACACAGTCGCCCCACGCACGGGCATCGATGAGCTTCCTCTGCGCGAGGAGCTGCGCGGGCAAAGCGCCTACGGCGCGCCACAGCTCTCGGTCCCGGTGGCGCTGAACACGAACGAAAACCCCTACCCGCCGACGCAGGAGATTATCGACGACTTCCTCGCCGCCGCGGCGCAGCTCGGCTCCACCCTCAACCGCTACCCGGAGCGCGACGCGGTGGAGCTGCGAGACGACCTTGCCGCCTACGTCACCCGGCAGACCGGCGTGGCGGTGACGCGCGAGAACCTCTGGGCCGCCAACGGCTCCAACGAGGTGCTCCAGCAGCTGCTCCAGGCCTTCGGCGGGCCAGGGCGCAGCGCGATGGGTTTTACCCCGAGCTATTCCATGCACCCGATCCTCTCCGCGGGCACCCACACCGAGTTCATCGGCGTGCCGCGCGGCGAGGACTTCCGCATCGATGTCGATGCCGCGCTCGCTGCCATCGAGCGCCACCGCCCCGACGTTATCTTCATCACCACGCCGAACAACCCGACGGGCGATGTGACCTCGCTGGAGGACATCGAGCGCATCTGCCAGTCCGCGCCGGGCATCGTCATCGTCGACGAGGCCTATGCGGAGTTCTCGCCCTCGGCCTCCGCGGTGGGGCTCGTGGAGAAGTACCCGGCCACGCTCGTTGTCTCGCGCACGATGTCGAAGGCGTTCGACTTTGCGGGCGTGCGCCTGGGCTACTTCGTCGCCGCCCCGGCGTTTATCGAGGCCGTCATGCTCGTGCGCCTGCCCTACCACCTCTCCGTTCTCACCCAGGCCGCGGCGAGGGTGGCGCTGAGGCACTCGGGGGTGACGCTCGCGGGCGTCGATAAGCTGGCGCGCGAGCGCGACCGCGTGGCCGCGGAGCTTGCCGGGATGGGCTACGATGTCGTGCCGAGCGAATCGAACTTCCTCTTCTTCGGCCACTTCGGCGACGCGCACGCAGCGTGGCAGGAGTTCCTCGATCGCGGGGTGCTCATTCGCGACGTCGGCGTGCCCGGCCGCCTACGCGTTACCATCGGGCTGGACGAGGAAAACAACGAGTTCTTGCGGGCTGCGAAGGAGATTGCCAATGGCTCACAGGCGCGCTGA